A part of Thermococcus sp. SY098 genomic DNA contains:
- a CDS encoding DEAD/DEAH box helicase, which translates to MYLRRDLIQPRIYQEVIYAKCKDKNSLIVLPTGLGKTLIAMMIADYRLSKYGGKVLMLAPTKPLALQHRESFVRLFNLHPEKINVLTGELSPEQRAKIWERSIIITATPQTIENDLLVGRISLEDVVLLVFDEAHRAVGNYAYVYIAREYMQQAKHPLILGLTASPGNDEEKIRQVLKNLYIEHVEVRTESSLDVRPYVQGIRFEWIKVELPGIYKEVRKLLREMLKDALKPLAEAGLVDSYSPDIPKKDVLKAGQIINAEVAKGNYEVGKLMLYQAKAMKLHHAIELLETQGLTALRAYLKRLYEERQMKSNKELMSDPRMKKAISLLIQARDLGLDHPKMDKLKELIEEQLEKKPNSKIIVFTNYRDTAKKIVKELVDMGIKVSRFVGQASRENDKGMSQKKQKEILDLFSQGIFNVLVATSVGEEGLDVPEVDLVVFYEPVPSAIRSIQRRGRTGRHKPGRVVILMAKGTRDEAYYWSSRHKEKQMIAVLKKVSEMVKKERQASLLGFVKPKKEEGKGEIIAEEEKEHQKAEVSKEEVYEKLPVKPIFVKKPKGIVIYVDSRELKSQVPKYLKELGAHIEVKTLDVGDYIVSEDVAVERKSANDFIQSIIDGRLFDQVKRLTEAYARPVIIIEGQLYGIRNVHPNAIRGALAAVTIDWGVPILFSTDAKETAQFIYLIAKREQEERKKEVAVRSEKKALTLADRQRLIVEGLPYVSATLAKRLLRHFGSVERVFTAKENELMEVEGIGEKIAREIRKVITAPYLEEE; encoded by the coding sequence GAGATTTAATCCAACCTCGTATCTACCAAGAAGTCATCTATGCAAAGTGTAAGGATAAGAATAGCCTAATTGTTCTCCCAACCGGTTTAGGAAAAACACTCATTGCAATGATGATTGCTGATTATAGACTGTCAAAATACGGTGGGAAGGTTCTAATGCTTGCTCCCACAAAACCCCTTGCTCTTCAGCACAGAGAAAGCTTCGTTAGGCTTTTTAACCTGCACCCTGAGAAAATCAACGTTTTAACTGGTGAGCTCTCCCCAGAGCAGCGAGCCAAAATCTGGGAGAGGAGCATAATCATCACGGCAACTCCCCAGACGATTGAAAATGATCTCCTCGTTGGGAGAATAAGCTTAGAAGATGTCGTTCTGCTTGTATTTGATGAAGCCCATAGGGCTGTTGGAAACTACGCATATGTTTACATTGCCAGAGAATATATGCAACAGGCAAAACATCCCCTCATTTTGGGTCTAACCGCCTCACCAGGTAATGATGAGGAAAAAATAAGACAAGTTCTAAAGAATTTGTACATCGAGCATGTCGAAGTGAGAACTGAAAGCTCTCTAGATGTTAGACCTTATGTTCAGGGCATAAGATTTGAGTGGATTAAAGTTGAACTGCCCGGGATTTATAAAGAAGTTAGAAAGCTCCTGAGGGAAATGCTTAAAGATGCCCTAAAACCTTTGGCCGAAGCTGGCTTGGTGGATTCCTACTCTCCAGACATACCAAAGAAAGACGTCCTCAAAGCGGGGCAAATAATCAATGCTGAAGTTGCAAAAGGCAATTATGAAGTTGGAAAACTCATGCTCTATCAAGCTAAAGCTATGAAGCTTCACCATGCCATTGAGCTTTTGGAGACGCAGGGATTAACAGCACTGAGAGCTTATCTAAAAAGGCTCTACGAAGAGAGGCAAATGAAATCAAACAAAGAGCTCATGAGCGATCCAAGAATGAAGAAGGCAATATCACTTTTAATTCAAGCCAGAGATTTAGGATTGGATCATCCAAAAATGGACAAGCTAAAGGAGCTTATAGAAGAGCAGCTTGAGAAAAAACCCAACTCAAAAATAATTGTTTTCACGAATTATAGGGATACTGCAAAGAAAATAGTTAAAGAGTTAGTTGATATGGGGATTAAAGTTTCACGCTTCGTTGGACAAGCAAGCAGAGAGAATGACAAGGGAATGAGCCAGAAGAAGCAGAAAGAAATCCTTGACCTCTTCTCTCAAGGAATATTCAATGTTCTGGTAGCCACAAGTGTTGGTGAAGAAGGTCTGGATGTTCCAGAAGTAGATTTGGTTGTATTCTATGAGCCGGTACCCTCAGCAATTAGAAGCATACAAAGAAGAGGAAGAACCGGAAGGCACAAACCTGGCAGAGTTGTGATTTTAATGGCAAAAGGAACGAGGGACGAAGCATACTACTGGAGTTCAAGACACAAAGAAAAGCAGATGATTGCCGTCCTTAAGAAGGTGAGTGAGATGGTTAAAAAAGAAAGACAAGCTTCCCTTTTGGGATTTGTCAAGCCCAAAAAGGAGGAAGGAAAAGGGGAGATTATTGCTGAAGAAGAGAAAGAACATCAGAAAGCCGAAGTTTCAAAGGAGGAGGTTTATGAGAAACTTCCAGTTAAGCCAATTTTTGTGAAAAAGCCTAAAGGAATTGTTATCTATGTTGATTCCCGTGAGCTGAAGAGTCAAGTGCCTAAGTATCTTAAGGAACTTGGCGCCCATATTGAAGTCAAAACTCTGGATGTCGGTGATTACATAGTCAGCGAGGATGTAGCCGTTGAGAGAAAGTCAGCGAATGATTTCATTCAATCTATAATTGACGGTCGTCTCTTTGACCAAGTGAAGAGATTAACAGAGGCATATGCGAGGCCTGTGATAATCATTGAGGGGCAGCTTTATGGGATTAGGAATGTTCATCCCAATGCAATTAGAGGGGCTTTAGCTGCCGTAACCATTGACTGGGGCGTGCCAATCCTATTTTCTACTGATGCTAAGGAGACAGCACAGTTCATATACTTAATCGCAAAGAGAGAGCAGGAGGAGAGGAAAAAAGAAGTTGCTGTTAGGAGCGAGAAAAAGGCATTGACTTTAGCGGATAGGCAGAGGCTGATAGTTGAAGGCTTGCCCTATGTTTCAGCAACTTTAGCGAAGCGTTTGCTTAGGCATTTTGGAAGCGTTGAAAGGGTTTTCACAGCAAAAGAAAACGAGCTCATGGAAGTTGAAGGCATTGGAGAGAAAATAGCAAGGGAGATTAGAAAAGTAATAACAGCTCCGTACCTGGAGGAGGAGTAG
- a CDS encoding M55 family metallopeptidase has product MKAFISIDLEGMPFVVSREHLFVKGALYNEARKIATKTTLIVAEALHEKGFEEIIIADSHGPMVNLLVEELPEYVELVRGFPRPLSMVAFAKGSDIAMFLGYHAKAGTSYATFDHTYSGAAVDYFEINGVKVSEFLLNSYLLGEWGIPVVLVGGDAKLIEEDVKSFTPWAEGVVFKNALSRYSAKSLSLAKLEKELREAVDRAVEKFKRGEAKPLKTEKPVRAKLRFLGSEMADAAELLPTVKRLDGKTVEFEAKNVEEAYKLFELLVFAAAGIRAIVQR; this is encoded by the coding sequence ATGAAAGCCTTTATCTCCATAGATTTAGAGGGCATGCCTTTTGTCGTCAGCAGAGAGCATCTCTTTGTTAAAGGAGCCTTATATAATGAGGCAAGAAAGATAGCAACCAAAACAACGTTGATTGTTGCAGAAGCGCTTCATGAAAAAGGTTTTGAGGAAATTATAATAGCAGACAGTCATGGTCCTATGGTCAACCTCTTAGTTGAAGAACTGCCAGAATATGTTGAACTTGTGAGAGGATTTCCAAGACCTTTAAGTATGGTGGCTTTTGCTAAGGGGAGTGATATAGCAATGTTCTTGGGTTACCATGCAAAAGCTGGAACCTCCTATGCAACCTTTGATCACACTTACAGTGGTGCGGCAGTTGATTATTTCGAGATAAACGGAGTTAAAGTGAGTGAGTTTTTGCTCAACAGCTACCTTTTGGGCGAATGGGGCATTCCAGTTGTTCTTGTTGGTGGAGACGCAAAGCTGATTGAAGAAGATGTGAAAAGCTTCACCCCCTGGGCTGAGGGCGTTGTGTTTAAAAACGCTCTATCAAGATACTCAGCCAAAAGCCTAAGCTTGGCGAAGCTTGAAAAGGAGTTAAGGGAAGCAGTAGATAGAGCTGTTGAAAAGTTTAAGCGTGGAGAAGCTAAACCGCTAAAAACAGAAAAACCAGTAAGGGCTAAGCTTCGCTTCTTGGGAAGTGAGATGGCAGATGCAGCTGAGCTTTTGCCCACTGTGAAGAGACTTGATGGAAAAACTGTGGAGTTTGAAGCAAAGAATGTAGAAGAGGCATACAAGCTCTTTGAGCTCTTAGTGTTTGCAGCGGCAGGGATTAGAGCGATAGTTCAGCGTTAA
- a CDS encoding geranylgeranylglyceryl/heptaprenylglyceryl phosphate synthase: MKLKLGKVESYIHEKLEKEKLHFVLLDPDDVSPEEASKIAQMCEEVGADAVMVGGSTGAEGEVLDEVVKAIKESSSLPVILFPGSHGGITKYADAIFFMSLLNSRNPFFITGAQALGAFTVKRYGIEPIPMAYLIIEPGETVGWVGDAKPIPRHKPKIAAAYALAGQYLGMRLVYLEAGSGAPKHVPNEMIRVVKSVIDVPLIVGGGIRTYEDAREVAQSGADIIVTGTAIEKADSLEEARKRLESLIKGIKS, from the coding sequence ATGAAGCTCAAGCTCGGAAAGGTTGAATCATACATTCACGAAAAGCTTGAAAAAGAAAAGCTGCACTTTGTTTTGCTTGATCCGGATGATGTCTCACCAGAAGAAGCTTCAAAAATAGCTCAGATGTGTGAAGAAGTTGGAGCAGATGCAGTAATGGTCGGGGGCTCAACTGGTGCTGAAGGCGAGGTTCTTGATGAAGTAGTCAAAGCAATAAAAGAAAGCTCCTCTCTGCCCGTAATACTCTTCCCTGGTTCTCATGGGGGGATTACTAAATACGCTGATGCAATCTTTTTCATGAGCCTTCTCAATTCGAGAAATCCATTCTTTATTACGGGTGCTCAAGCTTTAGGTGCATTTACCGTAAAAAGGTATGGAATTGAGCCGATTCCCATGGCATATCTCATCATAGAGCCGGGTGAAACTGTTGGCTGGGTTGGAGATGCAAAACCAATTCCCAGACATAAGCCAAAAATAGCTGCAGCTTATGCTTTGGCTGGCCAATATTTGGGAATGAGATTAGTATACCTCGAGGCTGGAAGCGGTGCACCAAAGCATGTTCCAAATGAGATGATCAGAGTTGTCAAGAGCGTTATTGATGTCCCACTCATCGTTGGAGGTGGGATAAGAACTTATGAAGATGCCAGAGAGGTTGCCCAGAGCGGAGCAGATATCATTGTTACTGGGACAGCTATTGAAAAGGCTGATTCTTTGGAAGAAGCAAGAAAGAGGCTTGAGAGTTTAATCAAGGGGATCAAGAGCTAA
- a CDS encoding GIY-YIG nuclease family protein codes for MRGSYFLVVKVERDIIVRTKRKEFPLKAGYYVYVGSAMNSLEKRVERHFRKDKNLHWHVDFLLKESELLRAYLIPSDAKIEEKLSMEVSKFGKPIKGFGASDLRIGSNLYYFKDEPDKILTSILRKLGLKWKSVKSPNEVRKLEGEK; via the coding sequence ATGAGAGGTTCATATTTCTTAGTCGTTAAAGTCGAAAGAGACATAATTGTACGAACCAAAAGAAAAGAGTTCCCTCTTAAAGCAGGATATTATGTTTATGTAGGCTCTGCAATGAATTCCCTTGAGAAAAGAGTTGAGCGACACTTTAGAAAAGATAAAAATCTTCACTGGCATGTTGATTTTCTTCTTAAAGAATCCGAGCTTCTGAGAGCCTACTTAATTCCAAGTGATGCAAAAATTGAAGAAAAACTATCAATGGAGGTCTCTAAATTTGGAAAGCCCATTAAAGGATTTGGAGCAAGTGATTTAAGAATAGGTTCAAATCTCTATTATTTCAAAGATGAACCGGATAAAATCTTAACCAGTATCCTCCGAAAATTGGGGCTGAAGTGGAAAAGTGTTAAAAGTCCCAATGAAGTTAGAAAATTGGAGGGAGAGAAATGA
- a CDS encoding DUF2095 family protein, which produces MDKKKKKPVDEFAWQEYDKEEFREKFPALAEELEEREGIVIEGYRVDEFQVLEEEEFEEEKIDFSGYNPTVIDFLRRCETDEEALEIINWLEERGEITHEMAKDLRITLVKKGVRAFGPKKEWGWYERHGKH; this is translated from the coding sequence ATGGATAAGAAAAAGAAGAAACCTGTGGATGAATTTGCTTGGCAAGAATATGATAAGGAGGAGTTTAGAGAAAAATTCCCTGCCTTAGCTGAAGAGCTCGAAGAGAGGGAGGGCATTGTTATCGAAGGTTATCGTGTAGACGAATTCCAAGTTCTTGAAGAGGAGGAGTTTGAAGAAGAAAAGATAGACTTTTCAGGATATAATCCTACAGTAATTGATTTCTTAAGAAGGTGCGAAACCGATGAAGAGGCTTTAGAGATTATTAACTGGCTTGAGGAAAGAGGCGAGATAACTCATGAGATGGCTAAAGACTTAAGGATTACCCTTGTTAAGAAAGGAGTTAGGGCTTTCGGGCCAAAGAAAGAGTGGGGCTGGTACGAAAGACACGGAAAGCATTAA
- a CDS encoding AMP phosphorylase: MKAKIKILDVYTGRFVVVINEKDAKRVKLHPEDLVKIETGKKTVYGDVVISNMVEEGEIGLSKDVLQVHSFSQGEIVNIAPAGTPESIRYIKKKMHGAKLRKVEIESIIKDIVDRKLREIEISAFVTALEVNGLDMDEIAWLTVAMAETGDMLDIDRKPIMDVHSIGGVPGNKTNILVVPIVAAAGLTIPKTSSRAITSAAGTADVVEVLTNVSLSLDEIKRIVEKIGACLVWGGALNLAPADDITIKAERALSIDPRGLMLASIMSKKYAMGSQYILIDIPTGKGVKVETMEEARSLARDFIELGKRLGQYVEVAITYGGQPVGHTVGPALEAKEALQTLMTGKGPGSLVEKATGLAGILLEMGGVAPAGMGKKMAREILESGKAYQKMREIIEEQGGNPDIKPEEIPIGDKTYTFTAPTSGYITFIDNKAITGIARAAGAPEDKGAGLELYVKVGEKVREGDPLFKIYAESEARLEQAIVYARRTEPIRIEGMVLQRIGNI, from the coding sequence ATGAAAGCCAAAATAAAAATTCTCGATGTGTATACTGGGAGGTTTGTGGTTGTCATCAACGAGAAGGACGCTAAGAGAGTCAAATTGCATCCAGAAGATTTGGTTAAAATAGAAACTGGCAAGAAAACAGTGTATGGAGACGTTGTGATAAGCAACATGGTTGAAGAAGGAGAAATTGGACTGAGCAAGGATGTTCTTCAAGTGCACAGCTTTTCTCAGGGTGAAATTGTCAACATAGCCCCAGCGGGAACTCCAGAAAGCATACGCTACATAAAGAAGAAGATGCATGGAGCAAAGCTGAGAAAAGTTGAGATTGAGAGCATAATTAAAGATATTGTTGATAGAAAGCTCAGAGAAATTGAAATCAGTGCATTTGTCACTGCCCTTGAGGTCAATGGACTTGATATGGATGAAATAGCATGGCTCACCGTTGCAATGGCAGAGACAGGTGATATGTTGGACATAGACAGAAAACCAATTATGGACGTCCACAGCATTGGTGGAGTCCCAGGAAACAAGACAAACATCCTTGTTGTTCCAATTGTTGCCGCCGCTGGATTAACAATTCCAAAGACATCATCAAGAGCTATCACAAGTGCGGCAGGAACAGCTGATGTTGTTGAAGTGCTTACAAATGTCTCTCTTAGCCTGGATGAGATTAAGAGAATCGTTGAAAAAATTGGTGCTTGCCTCGTGTGGGGAGGAGCATTGAACTTAGCCCCGGCTGATGACATAACAATTAAAGCAGAGAGAGCCCTAAGCATTGATCCAAGAGGATTAATGCTTGCGAGTATTATGTCAAAGAAGTATGCAATGGGTTCTCAGTACATTTTAATTGACATTCCAACCGGTAAGGGAGTCAAAGTTGAGACAATGGAAGAAGCAAGGTCATTAGCAAGAGACTTCATTGAGCTTGGAAAGAGATTGGGACAGTATGTTGAGGTTGCAATAACCTATGGTGGACAGCCAGTTGGACACACAGTTGGCCCAGCCCTTGAAGCTAAGGAAGCACTGCAGACACTTATGACCGGAAAAGGTCCTGGAAGCCTCGTTGAGAAGGCAACGGGTCTGGCTGGAATTCTCTTAGAAATGGGTGGTGTTGCACCAGCTGGAATGGGTAAGAAGATGGCAAGAGAAATTCTCGAGAGCGGAAAAGCATATCAGAAGATGAGGGAAATCATCGAAGAACAGGGAGGAAATCCAGATATTAAACCAGAGGAAATCCCAATTGGAGACAAAACATACACATTCACAGCACCAACAAGCGGATATATAACATTTATCGACAACAAAGCTATAACAGGAATTGCAAGAGCAGCTGGAGCACCTGAGGACAAGGGAGCTGGACTTGAGCTTTATGTTAAGGTCGGAGAGAAAGTAAGGGAAGGAGATCCATTGTTCAAAATTTACGCAGAAAGTGAGGCAAGACTTGAGCAGGCAATTGTCTACGCAAGAAGAACAGAGCCAATAAGAATTGAGGGTATGGTCTTACAGCGAATAGGGAATATCTAA
- a CDS encoding septum site-determining protein MinD — protein sequence MEGRSIVFASGKGGTGKTTVVANLGVALAQFGKEVIVIDADITMANLSLILGMEDIPVTLHDVLAREADLRDAIYEGPAGVKVIPGGLSLEKIKKAKPERLRELIREISQMGDFILIDAPAGLEITSVTALLIGKELIVVTNPEISAITDSLKTKLVAEKLGTLPLGAVLNRVTNEKTELTKEEIEAILEVPVLAIIPEDPEVKRASAYGVPLVVKNPTSPAAIAIKQLAAKLAGIRWQPPEPESPIKRVFRALFGGKRR from the coding sequence GTGGAAGGAAGATCAATTGTATTTGCTTCTGGTAAAGGAGGAACAGGTAAAACAACAGTGGTTGCGAACTTGGGTGTTGCTTTGGCACAATTTGGAAAGGAGGTTATAGTGATAGATGCAGATATTACAATGGCAAATCTGAGCCTTATTCTTGGAATGGAAGACATTCCAGTAACGTTGCATGATGTTCTGGCAAGAGAAGCCGATCTTAGAGATGCAATATACGAAGGACCTGCAGGAGTTAAGGTCATCCCAGGAGGATTAAGTCTGGAAAAAATTAAAAAAGCAAAGCCCGAAAGGCTAAGGGAATTAATTAGAGAGATATCTCAAATGGGAGATTTTATTCTCATTGATGCACCAGCCGGATTGGAGATTACGTCAGTTACAGCTTTGCTTATTGGTAAGGAATTGATAGTCGTTACAAATCCTGAAATCTCTGCTATTACCGATTCACTCAAAACAAAACTTGTTGCCGAGAAGCTTGGAACACTTCCACTTGGAGCTGTTCTCAATAGAGTTACCAACGAAAAAACTGAGCTCACGAAGGAAGAAATAGAAGCAATTCTTGAAGTACCGGTCCTGGCAATAATACCGGAAGATCCAGAAGTTAAGAGGGCATCGGCATATGGAGTTCCATTAGTTGTTAAAAATCCCACCTCACCAGCAGCTATAGCCATTAAACAGTTGGCAGCAAAACTCGCTGGAATAAGATGGCAGCCACCTGAACCCGAAAGCCCCATTAAAAGGGTGTTTAGAGCACTCTTTGGGGGGAAGAGAAGATGA
- a CDS encoding slipin family protein, with the protein MVSFIGGNFIVTAIVLLFVLVFLGSALKIVKEYERAVIFRLGRVVGARGPGLFFIIPIFEKAVIVDLRTQVLDVPVQETITKDNVPVRVNAVVYFRVVDPIKAVTQVKNFIMATSQIAQTTLRSVIGQAHLDELLSEREKLNRELQRIIDEATDPWGIKVTTVEIKDVELPSGMQRAMARQAEAERERRARITLAEAERQAAEKLREAAEIISEHPMALQLRTLQTISDVASDKSNVIVLTLPMEMLKLFRSLADTSEVARKKLEKEIEEKEKA; encoded by the coding sequence ATGGTAAGCTTTATTGGTGGAAACTTTATCGTAACAGCAATTGTTTTGTTGTTTGTTTTGGTATTTTTGGGGTCGGCACTGAAGATAGTCAAGGAGTACGAAAGAGCAGTGATATTCCGTTTGGGAAGGGTCGTTGGAGCAAGAGGTCCTGGTCTGTTCTTCATAATCCCAATATTTGAAAAGGCAGTCATAGTGGACTTAAGAACTCAAGTTTTAGATGTTCCAGTGCAGGAGACAATAACTAAAGACAACGTTCCAGTTAGGGTTAATGCAGTCGTTTACTTTAGGGTAGTTGATCCAATTAAAGCTGTCACACAGGTTAAGAACTTCATTATGGCGACCTCCCAAATTGCCCAGACAACCTTGAGGAGTGTAATCGGTCAGGCACATCTGGACGAGCTCCTGAGTGAGAGGGAAAAGCTGAACAGAGAATTGCAGAGAATTATAGACGAAGCAACTGATCCATGGGGAATCAAGGTGACAACAGTTGAGATAAAAGATGTTGAGTTGCCGAGTGGAATGCAGAGGGCAATGGCAAGACAGGCTGAGGCAGAGAGAGAAAGAAGAGCAAGGATAACACTTGCTGAGGCGGAGAGGCAGGCAGCAGAGAAGCTCAGAGAAGCCGCTGAAATAATTTCGGAACACCCAATGGCACTGCAATTAAGAACACTGCAGACAATAAGCGATGTTGCGAGTGACAAAAGCAATGTTATAGTTCTAACACTTCCTATGGAAATGCTCAAACTCTTCAGGAGTTTAGCTGATACATCGGAGGTAGCCAGGAAGAAGCTTGAGAAAGAGATAGAAGAGAAAGAAAAAGCATGA
- a CDS encoding nodulation protein NfeD — protein sequence MRKVLLIVALFILLTPALAQAKTVYVAQIKGQITSYTYDQFDRYISEAERANANAIIIELDTPGGRGDAMQNIIQRIQTARVPVIIYVYPSGAMAASAGTYIALGSHLIAMAPGTGIGACRPILGYSQNGSIIEAPAKITNFYVAYIKSLAEASGRNATIAEKFITEDLSLTPEEALKYHVIEVIAYDLNDLLNKADGMKTKLPVNGKYVTLSLKGAQVVYLRPTFKDQLITYITDPVVAYVLLTLGIWALILGFLSPGWHVPETAGAIMIALAIIGLGYFGYRSAGLLLIFLAIIFFIAEALTPTFGLFTVAGFISFVIGSIFLFSGGGGVDYLVSREVYSQLRLVIITIGILLAVFFAFGMAAVIRAHRRKAQTGKEEMIGLTGEVVEPLVPEGMIKIRGELWKAVSKTGEEINIGEKVRVVGMEGLKLIVVREKEKNVEEESKGGE from the coding sequence ATGCGAAAAGTCTTGCTGATCGTGGCATTATTCATTCTCCTAACACCTGCACTTGCCCAGGCGAAGACTGTTTATGTGGCTCAAATTAAAGGTCAAATAACCTCATATACTTATGATCAATTTGATAGATACATAAGTGAGGCGGAAAGAGCTAATGCAAATGCCATAATCATCGAGCTTGATACCCCCGGAGGCAGAGGAGACGCTATGCAGAACATAATACAGAGAATCCAAACCGCAAGAGTCCCGGTAATAATATATGTCTATCCCTCTGGGGCCATGGCTGCTTCTGCTGGAACTTACATAGCATTGGGGTCCCATTTAATAGCAATGGCACCAGGGACAGGTATCGGAGCATGCAGACCAATTCTCGGTTATTCTCAAAATGGAAGCATAATTGAGGCACCAGCTAAGATAACAAATTTTTATGTTGCGTACATTAAGAGTCTCGCTGAGGCAAGCGGAAGAAATGCAACAATCGCTGAAAAATTCATAACCGAAGATTTAAGCTTGACTCCTGAGGAAGCGCTGAAATATCATGTGATTGAAGTTATAGCATATGACTTAAATGACCTTCTTAACAAAGCTGATGGAATGAAAACCAAACTACCTGTTAACGGCAAATACGTGACACTTAGTCTAAAAGGTGCTCAGGTAGTTTACCTAAGGCCAACATTCAAGGATCAGCTCATTACATACATAACTGATCCAGTAGTTGCATATGTGCTCTTGACCCTTGGAATATGGGCATTGATTCTGGGATTCTTAAGCCCAGGATGGCATGTTCCAGAAACTGCTGGGGCAATAATGATCGCTCTTGCCATAATCGGATTGGGATATTTTGGATATAGAAGTGCCGGTCTTTTGTTAATATTCCTCGCAATCATCTTCTTCATAGCTGAAGCGTTAACTCCGACCTTCGGTCTCTTTACGGTTGCTGGTTTCATATCGTTTGTTATCGGAAGCATATTCCTATTCAGTGGAGGTGGTGGCGTGGATTATTTAGTAAGCAGAGAAGTCTACAGTCAGCTTAGACTGGTGATAATAACTATAGGTATCCTGCTGGCAGTGTTCTTTGCATTTGGAATGGCTGCAGTGATAAGGGCACACAGAAGAAAAGCACAGACAGGAAAAGAGGAAATGATAGGTCTGACCGGAGAAGTCGTTGAACCTCTTGTTCCTGAAGGAATGATAAAGATTAGGGGTGAACTCTGGAAAGCGGTCAGCAAAACTGGGGAAGAAATAAACATTGGTGAAAAAGTCAGGGTTGTAGGAATGGAAGGGCTAAAGCTTATTGTTGTTAGAGAAAAAGAGAAAAATGTTGAAGAAGAAAGTAAAGGTGGTGAATGA
- a CDS encoding DNA-3-methyladenine glycosylase, producing MIDLKKVTHEMIKNKTWRYERGIFWQALDYGIVGFDGENFYLPYYLSSKEKKDAKEKIKFILGLNTDLERFYGEIQDSKFAFLIEEFYGLTVPAAPYKYQALVETIAQQQVSFEFAMRTIRNLVELAGRKIGSLYVFPKPENIAELSVEELKKAKLGYRAGYIKELTELHLKGKLDLSLEQFTEQEAIKYLTKFRGIGKWSAELFLLYGLRKNVYPAGDLGLRRGIAKIFGKRTKEVKEKDVREIIEPYGKWKSLLAFYILCYDRKTEMERKR from the coding sequence ATGATAGACCTCAAAAAAGTAACTCACGAGATGATAAAGAACAAAACTTGGAGATATGAGAGAGGAATATTCTGGCAGGCTTTAGATTATGGCATAGTTGGTTTTGATGGGGAAAACTTTTACCTGCCATATTATCTTTCATCCAAAGAAAAGAAGGACGCAAAAGAGAAAATTAAATTCATTCTTGGACTTAATACAGATTTAGAGAGATTTTATGGCGAAATTCAAGATTCAAAGTTTGCATTCCTTATTGAGGAATTCTATGGGCTAACAGTTCCAGCTGCTCCTTATAAGTATCAAGCTCTGGTTGAGACAATAGCTCAACAGCAAGTCAGCTTTGAATTTGCAATGAGGACAATTAGGAACTTAGTTGAGTTGGCTGGCAGGAAAATTGGAAGCTTGTATGTTTTTCCAAAGCCAGAAAATATAGCAGAGCTGAGTGTTGAAGAGCTAAAGAAAGCGAAGCTCGGGTATAGAGCAGGGTACATTAAAGAACTTACTGAACTTCATTTAAAAGGAAAGCTTGATTTAAGCCTTGAACAGTTTACAGAACAAGAAGCAATAAAATATCTTACAAAATTCCGAGGGATTGGAAAGTGGAGCGCTGAGCTTTTTCTTTTATATGGGCTCAGAAAGAATGTTTATCCGGCTGGAGATTTGGGATTGAGGAGGGGCATTGCCAAAATCTTTGGGAAGAGGACTAAAGAAGTAAAAGAAAAAGACGTGAGAGAAATTATAGAGCCCTATGGAAAGTGGAAGAGCCTATTAGCATTTTACATCTTATGTTATGACAGGAAAACTGAAATGGAACGAAAAAGGTGA